From Companilactobacillus heilongjiangensis, one genomic window encodes:
- a CDS encoding extracellular solute-binding protein, which produces MSNATISDIAKKANVSIGTVSNVLNKKGNVKIETIRKVEEAAKLLSYVRNTNALSIRQKESTIVALVMPQLNDLTSALYTNLYHELILRNLTLQLYETNSNIETERECYQQINQQNCRAVFVVNPIDSIENLKSWLDDSSELFVLSPSSENLKFDLSKITKKIDNERIFVVKDDLTFGFYKYFKDYKIIKNRMNIIYQELKTNDNLTILVFDDKLASRISTILENMPDKNIKIILLTSKNIVSFKQSENKYVFHYSANKIALDFLSLLDSPATKAINIYQTNYQLFQNNSNNTSIDLLMLETPFSKILTGLADDFYSKYHIKVTIHTKSFSEMRTILASGKLTDYDLIRLDISDFNWYGRKIFQSLENQPGLQPIISKLDNWHKYIYLDKVPYSIPLDPSVQMMLYQKDVFNNSILQKQFAEKYDTELLPPTTYSELADFSEFLTNLNIPEKNNYYPLSLIDSAGTLIASEFLPYYHSIGGKIEYREGLFHFNAEEFIQTYNLYQKIRLQSKIENKSWWDSETIDFDNKKTALVIGFTNHLNNIDQTQYGIAPIPGNKPALGGGVIGIGKSSKKVTESILFLQWLYQYQIQHEIALMGGDVPATDLFFEREIYEQFPFLSYSTELYSTGVRKTKVGQNQPINTLLFEKIIGTEVYNGIQNTLDATDVLININNTLIKNIFRIIDNN; this is translated from the coding sequence ATGAGTAATGCAACCATCAGTGATATTGCAAAAAAAGCTAACGTCAGCATTGGAACTGTCTCAAATGTTCTAAACAAAAAAGGTAATGTCAAAATTGAAACCATTCGTAAAGTTGAAGAAGCTGCGAAACTACTCAGTTATGTTCGAAACACCAATGCCCTATCGATTCGCCAAAAGGAGTCGACAATCGTCGCATTGGTAATGCCACAGTTAAATGACCTGACTAGTGCGCTATATACTAACCTCTATCACGAACTAATCTTACGTAATTTAACGTTGCAACTATACGAGACCAATTCAAATATCGAAACAGAACGTGAATGCTACCAACAAATCAATCAACAGAATTGTCGGGCTGTATTTGTTGTGAATCCAATTGATTCAATCGAAAATCTTAAATCATGGTTAGATGATTCATCTGAGCTTTTTGTTCTATCACCTTCGTCGGAAAATCTGAAATTTGATTTATCAAAAATAACCAAAAAAATAGACAACGAAAGAATTTTCGTCGTCAAAGATGATTTGACATTTGGCTTTTACAAGTATTTCAAAGATTACAAAATCATCAAAAACAGAATGAATATTATTTATCAGGAGCTCAAAACTAATGATAATTTAACCATCTTAGTGTTTGATGATAAGCTAGCCAGTCGTATTTCAACAATCTTGGAAAATATGCCTGATAAAAATATCAAGATTATCTTATTAACTTCTAAGAACATCGTTTCATTCAAACAGAGTGAGAATAAATATGTCTTTCATTACTCTGCCAACAAGATTGCTCTAGACTTTCTGAGTTTGCTTGATTCCCCCGCCACTAAAGCCATAAATATTTACCAGACCAACTATCAGCTGTTCCAAAATAATTCGAATAATACCTCGATTGATTTATTGATGCTAGAAACACCCTTTTCCAAAATATTAACCGGTTTGGCTGATGATTTTTACAGCAAGTATCACATCAAAGTAACTATCCATACGAAGAGTTTCAGTGAGATGCGAACAATTCTTGCTTCTGGAAAACTGACTGATTACGATTTAATTAGACTCGATATTAGTGATTTCAACTGGTACGGTCGAAAAATATTCCAATCATTAGAAAATCAGCCTGGTTTACAACCGATAATTTCTAAACTAGATAATTGGCATAAATATATTTATTTGGACAAAGTACCTTATTCAATTCCATTGGATCCAAGTGTTCAAATGATGCTTTACCAAAAGGATGTCTTCAACAATTCCATTCTTCAAAAACAATTTGCGGAAAAATATGACACGGAATTACTTCCACCAACAACTTATTCTGAGTTGGCTGATTTTTCTGAATTTTTGACTAATTTGAATATTCCAGAAAAGAATAATTACTATCCGTTATCACTAATCGACAGCGCTGGCACACTAATTGCTTCAGAGTTTTTACCATACTATCATTCAATTGGTGGCAAGATAGAATATCGTGAAGGATTGTTCCACTTCAACGCTGAGGAATTCATTCAAACATATAATTTATATCAGAAAATTAGATTACAAAGTAAAATCGAAAACAAATCATGGTGGGATTCTGAAACGATCGACTTTGACAACAAGAAAACTGCTTTAGTCATTGGATTTACTAATCATCTGAATAATATCGATCAAACACAATATGGCATTGCCCCTATCCCTGGAAACAAACCGGCCCTAGGTGGTGGTGTAATCGGGATTGGTAAATCATCGAAAAAGGTTACTGAGTCAATATTATTTTTACAATGGTTATATCAATATCAAATTCAACATGAAATTGCCTTAATGGGTGGCGATGTACCCGCAACTGATTTGTTCTTCGAACGAGAAATATATGAGCAATTCCCATTCTTATCCTATTCGACAGAACTCTATTCAACTGGGGTCAGAAAAACCAAGGTAGGTCAAAATCAGCCTATAAACACTCTGTTATTTGAAAAAATAATTGGAACTGAAGTTTATAACGGTATTCAAAATACACTTGATGCAACCGATGTTTTGATAAATATCAATAACACTTTAATAAAGAATATCTTTAGAATAATTGATAATAATTAG
- a CDS encoding aldo/keto reductase, with translation MYSASEDRYKNNSVRHAGQTGLMLPPISLGLWRHFGSADPLSDRRDVILHAFDKGVFHFDVANHYGDGQVGFGSSEQLLGQILKDDLKPYRDELVISTKVGYEIHDGPYGIGTSRKSLIQGINDSLQRLNLDYVDIYYAHRYDDTTPIEETVRALDDIVRSGKALYVGVSNYEVPELKKAIALFKQLGTPFVLDQMSMNLLNDHVETSGIAQVLKDNGAGVIAYGPLCEGLLSDRYLGGISSDYKIHHTNASLLDNGPEALVAKLNNLNDIAKGRDQTLSQMSLAWLLRDPVVASVIIGTTSNKHLDENLKALDNLEFSTDEIEQINKLIK, from the coding sequence ATGTATTCTGCTTCAGAAGATCGTTATAAAAATAATTCTGTTCGTCATGCTGGTCAAACTGGTTTAATGTTGCCACCTATTTCTTTAGGATTATGGCGCCATTTTGGTAGTGCCGACCCATTGAGTGACAGACGTGATGTGATTTTACATGCTTTTGATAAAGGAGTTTTCCACTTTGATGTTGCTAATCATTATGGCGATGGTCAAGTTGGTTTTGGTAGTTCCGAACAATTGCTAGGTCAAATTTTGAAAGATGATTTAAAACCTTACCGTGATGAATTAGTCATTTCAACTAAGGTTGGCTATGAAATCCACGATGGTCCTTACGGAATTGGGACTTCTCGTAAATCCTTAATTCAAGGCATCAACGATTCATTACAACGTTTAAATTTGGACTATGTCGACATTTATTATGCACACCGTTACGATGACACAACTCCAATTGAAGAAACCGTTCGCGCATTGGATGACATCGTTCGTTCCGGTAAAGCTTTATACGTTGGTGTTTCTAACTATGAAGTGCCTGAATTAAAGAAAGCTATTGCCTTATTCAAACAACTTGGTACACCATTTGTCTTAGATCAAATGAGTATGAACTTATTGAATGACCATGTTGAAACAAGCGGTATTGCTCAAGTACTTAAAGATAATGGTGCTGGTGTAATTGCTTATGGCCCTCTTTGTGAAGGTTTATTATCTGACCGTTATCTTGGCGGAATCTCAAGCGACTACAAGATTCACCACACTAACGCAAGCCTCTTGGACAATGGCCCTGAAGCTTTGGTTGCCAAATTGAACAATCTAAATGATATTGCTAAAGGCCGTGACCAAACACTTAGCCAAATGTCACTTGCTTGGTTATTGCGTGATCCAGTTGTTGCCAGTGTTATCATTGGAACGACTAGCAACAAACACTTGGATGAAAATCTCAAAGCATTAGATAACCTTGAATTCTCAACTGATGAAATTGAACAAATCAATAAACTGATCAAGTAA
- a CDS encoding Cof-type HAD-IIB family hydrolase, whose protein sequence is MYKMIVCDLDETLMNDDGSLSDKNAEAIQAATAKGVHFVVNSGRSYTSFQNDLEKMHLRDQPNQYSISYNGGLVLENKDNKPLIVNAMPFDVAKDVFEVGAANHAAATHVYTQDVLYIYNPTPDDSNYLKTRGVSFEVMDTPDFDQFKNLNVMKVIMALPTVDERKAMRDAVQSKVDSSKLAVTFSSGRYVEFNPAGIDKGSASVQLGKLLDIKPEEIIAAGDNSNDLPMLKAVGLPVSVSNGIDTVKDAAKYVTEADNNHDALAEVINKFVL, encoded by the coding sequence ATGTATAAAATGATTGTTTGCGATCTAGATGAAACGTTAATGAATGATGATGGAAGTCTGTCAGATAAAAATGCTGAAGCGATTCAAGCTGCTACAGCCAAGGGAGTTCATTTTGTTGTGAACTCAGGTCGCAGTTATACGTCATTTCAAAATGATTTAGAGAAAATGCACTTACGTGATCAACCTAATCAGTATTCAATTTCATATAATGGTGGTTTAGTTTTGGAAAATAAAGACAATAAGCCCCTGATTGTTAACGCAATGCCATTTGATGTTGCTAAAGATGTTTTTGAAGTGGGAGCTGCTAATCATGCTGCAGCGACACATGTCTATACTCAAGATGTGTTGTATATTTATAATCCAACGCCTGATGATTCCAACTATTTGAAGACACGTGGTGTATCGTTTGAAGTGATGGATACTCCTGACTTTGATCAATTTAAGAATCTAAATGTTATGAAAGTTATCATGGCTTTGCCAACGGTTGATGAGCGTAAAGCAATGCGCGATGCTGTCCAGAGTAAAGTTGACTCAAGTAAATTGGCAGTTACTTTTTCATCAGGTCGTTATGTTGAGTTTAATCCGGCTGGAATTGACAAAGGTAGTGCTTCAGTCCAATTAGGTAAATTACTTGATATTAAACCAGAAGAAATTATTGCGGCGGGTGATAATAGTAATGATTTACCAATGCTAAAAGCAGTTGGATTGCCAGTCAGTGTTTCTAACGGAATTGATACTGTCAAAGATGCTGCTAAATATGTTACAGAGGCCGATAATAACCATGATGCTTTGGCTGAAGTTATTAATAAATTTGTTCTATAA
- a CDS encoding bacteriocin immunity protein — protein MGENLKTETFQIIDAMYNQLHNEKRDQQILNILLKAGAALNKNVPPQIVATKTVNGFSLYILTHSNEIFGSKISQEISELTRISRVAGYQWSSTGLGDLRIQFE, from the coding sequence ATGGGAGAAAATCTGAAAACAGAAACATTTCAAATAATTGATGCAATGTATAATCAGTTGCATAACGAGAAACGAGATCAGCAGATATTGAATATTTTGTTAAAAGCTGGGGCCGCTTTAAACAAAAATGTTCCACCACAGATTGTTGCGACTAAAACTGTTAATGGGTTTAGTTTGTATATTTTAACTCATAGTAACGAAATTTTTGGATCCAAAATTAGTCAAGAAATTTCTGAATTGACAAGAATTTCTCGTGTGGCTGGGTATCAATGGAGTAGTACGGGATTAGGTGATTTAAGAATACAGTTTGAATAG
- a CDS encoding AAA family ATPase — protein MLIDFSMRNFKSFKQEISLSAEAGERLRKHQDTNTVLVNNKHILKNLLIFGPNGSGKSNLLDGLKCMQTMILSNPSKVTDLLPYNGFVLDSSSSDTSFNVIFSIGKDIYEYGFSYTSKEITSEKLSKVLKTRKRVYFKREQNNFESGDQSLIEIAKRTKRNSLVLYTAMQNNIKIPTEIFTWFSEDLVFVGDYRLNSTVSELMGLAKDESVKEQLLRFLHFADFNIIDLEVNEQPVMGNTLNYSAGSPMMNQLFAVHKVHNDKGDLIGRRRLSIDSESRGTQKILMIALSFINAEINGHGKTLLFDEFDDSLHLELSQAMVKIFNSKANQSQFILTTHELQLLDSDVRVDQIYLVEKDFKGESELTSIFDFKDTRNTTRSGISYMKRYVEGRFGATPIIDSDEMLDALTNNFKN, from the coding sequence ATGCTAATTGATTTTTCTATGCGTAATTTTAAGTCCTTTAAACAAGAAATTAGTTTATCAGCCGAGGCTGGTGAAAGATTACGGAAACATCAGGATACTAATACCGTATTAGTGAATAATAAGCATATTTTAAAAAATCTTTTGATTTTTGGACCTAATGGTTCTGGTAAATCTAATTTGTTAGACGGTTTGAAATGTATGCAAACGATGATTTTAAGTAACCCTTCAAAAGTTACCGATTTATTGCCTTATAATGGCTTTGTTTTGGATTCTAGTTCAAGTGATACGAGTTTTAACGTAATTTTTTCTATAGGCAAAGATATCTATGAATACGGCTTTTCCTATACTAGCAAGGAAATAACTTCTGAGAAACTTTCAAAAGTTTTAAAAACCCGTAAAAGAGTTTACTTTAAGCGGGAACAAAATAATTTTGAATCTGGTGATCAATCTTTAATCGAAATTGCTAAGAGGACTAAACGAAATAGTTTGGTGCTTTATACGGCCATGCAGAATAATATTAAAATTCCAACGGAGATTTTTACTTGGTTTTCTGAGGATTTAGTTTTTGTTGGTGATTATAGATTGAATTCAACGGTTAGTGAACTTATGGGGCTGGCAAAAGATGAATCAGTTAAGGAACAATTGCTTAGGTTTCTGCACTTTGCGGATTTCAATATTATTGACTTAGAAGTAAACGAACAACCAGTGATGGGAAATACCTTGAATTATTCTGCTGGTTCGCCAATGATGAATCAATTGTTTGCGGTTCATAAGGTACATAACGACAAAGGAGATTTAATCGGAAGGAGGCGTTTATCCATTGATAGTGAGTCTCGAGGAACGCAAAAAATACTTATGATTGCGTTATCTTTTATTAATGCCGAAATCAATGGACATGGTAAAACCTTATTATTCGATGAATTTGATGATTCATTGCATTTAGAATTGTCTCAAGCGATGGTTAAAATATTCAATTCTAAAGCTAATCAAAGCCAATTTATATTAACGACCCATGAATTACAATTATTAGATTCTGACGTCCGAGTGGACCAAATTTACTTAGTCGAAAAAGATTTTAAGGGTGAGAGTGAGTTGACGTCGATTTTTGATTTTAAAGATACTAGAAATACAACGCGTAGTGGAATTAGTTACATGAAACGGTATGTCGAAGGGCGATTCGGTGCTACACCAATAATAGATTCAGATGAAATGTTAGATGCATTGACCAATAATTTTAAAAATTGA
- a CDS encoding Cof-type HAD-IIB family hydrolase, producing the protein MTIKLVAFDMDGTFLNDQNTYNHQRFGEILKELRAKGTRVVAASGSQYQRLLDQFDEFKTEMDFVSQNGAAVYSNGQPLLIQAMPEEAVTATLNIINHQFDSTDIAEHLVVGVKSAYVDQTISQAAYDLTYHYYNHLQRVDDLPTVTPQKLQDQVTSIGVTFANHVDFKKALAGLRQSLPNGLSSQTSGYNTELISENSVNKAAGLHELQDKFNIADDEIMTFGDNENDLSMLELTPYGYAVANATDKIKGAVNHYTESNNDEGVLNVLSRLI; encoded by the coding sequence ATGACCATTAAATTAGTTGCTTTTGACATGGATGGAACTTTCCTAAATGATCAAAATACATACAATCACCAACGTTTTGGTGAAATTTTAAAAGAATTACGAGCTAAAGGTACGCGAGTGGTAGCTGCCAGTGGTTCACAATATCAACGTTTGTTGGATCAATTTGATGAATTCAAGACTGAAATGGATTTTGTTTCTCAAAATGGTGCGGCAGTTTACAGCAATGGTCAGCCATTATTGATTCAAGCAATGCCTGAAGAGGCCGTGACAGCAACCCTAAACATTATTAATCATCAGTTTGATTCAACTGATATTGCTGAACACTTGGTTGTTGGAGTGAAGTCAGCTTATGTTGACCAAACTATTTCGCAAGCGGCTTATGATTTAACTTATCATTACTACAATCATTTACAACGAGTTGATGACTTGCCAACTGTGACACCTCAGAAGTTGCAGGACCAAGTTACTAGTATAGGTGTAACTTTTGCAAATCACGTGGACTTCAAAAAGGCACTGGCTGGTTTACGTCAATCATTGCCAAATGGTTTATCCAGTCAAACTTCTGGTTACAATACAGAATTGATCAGTGAAAACTCAGTTAATAAGGCTGCTGGTTTACATGAATTACAGGATAAATTCAATATTGCTGACGATGAAATTATGACTTTTGGCGATAATGAAAATGATTTGAGTATGTTGGAATTGACACCTTACGGTTATGCGGTTGCTAATGCGACAGATAAAATTAAGGGTGCAGTTAACCACTATACTGAGTCAAATAATGATGAGGGCGTGCTTAATGTTTTGAGTCGTTTGATCTAA
- a CDS encoding cation-translocating P-type ATPase, translated as MKDIHAQNSKENYATEPIEQLLDHLKTTTAGLSQTEATKRQAQYGPNMIHHSKQKSQIKAFLKNFISLMAILLWVSGLIAIFTGSVELGIAIWLVNIINGIFSFWQEHKAAKATDSLMAMLPTYTQVFRDGEEQKLNATDLVPGDVFNLQAGNSVPADARLLEATSIQIDQSALTGETVPESKNVKFLPGEGKFSESNLVYAGTTVGAGTAKAVAITTGMQTEFGKIASLTQKQNKETSPLQLELNRLTKQISLIAMGIGVAFFVAAILVVHHPIAQSFIFALGMIVAFIPEGLLPTVTLSLAQGVQRMAKKHALVKDLNSVETLGETTVICSDKTGTLTQNQMTVNNIWLASGVYTISGQGYVNNGTIQRKQQKVDYQTDPDLKQLLTIAAFNNDTTVEYAKDTKKPKILGTPTEAALVILTQKAGFKTSEYLKDNPRLKELPFDSDRKRMTTIHQQGKQLLVAVKGSLSDLLKQCSTIQDHGNIRPITSADQTAINQANRAYATKGLRSLAFAYQTIPYSGKDQLDSLTIDSVEKNLTFVGLTVMADPPRPEIYDAVKKCHNAKIKIIMVTGDSEITAKSIAVKIGITSDKARVVTGSELDQMSTDELKQALKGEIIFARVAPEQKYKIVSTLQTMGQIVASTGDGVNDAPALKKANIGVAMGVTGTDVAKDAADMILTDDNFASIVAAIEEGRTVYSNIQKFLLYIFNSNVPEAIPSVLFLLSRGLIPLPLTVLQILVVDLGTDMLPALGLGAEQPEPGIMNQAPRSRNSHLLDKHLILTAFAWYGAFASLVSTLAYFFVNFENGWPAQHLLSSGIGYNRATTMTLAAIIFCQIAAALNCRSKYTSVLKLGLFSNHRIWAGIVFEVLLLAILVYTPGIQEVFNTAPLQVRDWIFLFIVPIPIFLIEELRKLIVRYRHPQTA; from the coding sequence ATGAAGGACATTCATGCACAAAATTCTAAAGAAAATTACGCTACAGAACCAATTGAACAATTACTTGACCACTTGAAGACTACCACGGCAGGTTTGAGTCAAACCGAAGCCACTAAACGGCAAGCTCAATATGGACCAAATATGATTCATCACAGTAAACAGAAATCACAGATTAAAGCTTTTCTGAAAAACTTTATTAGTCTGATGGCGATTCTTTTATGGGTCAGCGGTTTGATTGCTATTTTTACCGGCTCAGTTGAACTAGGTATCGCAATTTGGTTAGTTAATATCATCAACGGTATTTTCAGTTTTTGGCAAGAACATAAGGCGGCCAAAGCAACTGACTCTTTGATGGCAATGTTACCAACCTACACACAAGTATTTCGTGATGGTGAGGAACAAAAATTAAACGCCACTGATTTGGTTCCTGGGGACGTCTTCAATTTACAAGCTGGTAACTCAGTTCCTGCTGATGCTAGACTACTTGAGGCAACCTCGATTCAAATCGATCAGTCAGCCTTAACCGGTGAAACTGTTCCAGAATCCAAGAATGTTAAATTTTTACCTGGCGAAGGTAAATTTTCTGAATCTAATCTAGTTTATGCTGGAACCACAGTTGGTGCCGGAACCGCTAAAGCTGTTGCTATCACAACTGGTATGCAGACTGAATTCGGTAAAATTGCTTCATTGACTCAAAAGCAAAATAAAGAAACTAGCCCACTACAATTGGAATTGAATCGACTAACCAAACAGATTTCACTGATTGCCATGGGTATTGGTGTGGCCTTTTTCGTGGCCGCAATTCTCGTTGTACATCACCCTATTGCTCAATCATTTATCTTTGCATTAGGTATGATTGTGGCCTTTATTCCTGAAGGACTCTTGCCAACTGTCACATTATCATTGGCTCAAGGTGTCCAACGGATGGCTAAGAAACACGCATTGGTAAAAGACTTGAACAGTGTTGAGACTTTGGGTGAAACGACCGTTATTTGTTCTGATAAAACTGGTACTTTGACTCAAAATCAAATGACTGTTAATAATATCTGGTTGGCTTCTGGAGTATATACCATCTCTGGTCAAGGATATGTCAACAACGGTACTATCCAAAGAAAACAACAAAAAGTTGATTATCAAACTGATCCAGACTTGAAACAGTTATTGACTATTGCCGCATTCAATAATGATACAACTGTTGAATATGCAAAAGATACTAAAAAGCCTAAGATTTTAGGTACACCAACTGAAGCCGCATTAGTCATTTTGACTCAAAAGGCTGGTTTTAAAACTTCAGAATACTTGAAGGACAACCCACGTCTCAAGGAATTACCTTTCGATTCTGACCGTAAACGAATGACTACGATTCACCAACAAGGCAAGCAATTATTGGTTGCTGTCAAAGGTTCGTTGAGTGATCTTTTGAAACAGTGTTCTACCATTCAAGATCATGGAAATATCCGTCCCATAACAAGTGCAGACCAAACTGCTATCAATCAAGCTAACCGAGCTTACGCTACCAAAGGATTGCGTTCATTGGCATTTGCTTATCAGACCATTCCTTATAGTGGTAAAGATCAACTTGATTCGTTGACCATTGACAGTGTTGAAAAGAACTTAACGTTCGTTGGTTTAACAGTCATGGCTGACCCTCCCCGTCCTGAAATTTATGATGCCGTTAAAAAATGTCACAATGCTAAAATCAAAATTATTATGGTTACTGGTGACAGTGAAATTACTGCTAAATCAATTGCTGTTAAAATTGGTATCACCAGTGACAAAGCACGTGTTGTCACCGGTTCTGAATTGGACCAAATGAGTACAGATGAATTAAAGCAAGCTCTCAAGGGTGAAATTATCTTTGCTAGAGTTGCTCCTGAACAAAAATATAAAATTGTCTCAACGCTACAAACAATGGGTCAAATCGTTGCTTCAACTGGTGACGGTGTCAATGATGCCCCAGCTCTGAAGAAAGCAAATATCGGTGTCGCTATGGGTGTTACTGGTACAGATGTTGCTAAGGATGCCGCCGATATGATTCTAACCGATGACAACTTTGCTTCTATCGTTGCTGCCATTGAAGAAGGTCGAACAGTTTATAGTAATATTCAAAAATTTTTGCTGTATATCTTCAATTCCAACGTACCAGAGGCTATCCCTTCAGTTCTATTCTTGTTAAGCCGAGGTTTAATTCCATTGCCATTAACAGTTCTACAAATTTTAGTTGTTGATCTTGGTACCGATATGTTACCCGCCTTAGGATTGGGCGCTGAACAGCCTGAACCTGGTATCATGAATCAGGCTCCACGTTCTCGTAACTCTCATCTACTTGATAAACATTTAATTCTGACAGCATTTGCTTGGTATGGTGCGTTTGCCTCACTAGTTTCAACTTTGGCATATTTCTTCGTCAATTTCGAAAATGGTTGGCCCGCCCAACACTTGTTATCATCTGGTATCGGTTATAACCGTGCTACAACAATGACGTTAGCAGCGATTATCTTCTGTCAAATTGCTGCCGCTTTAAATTGTCGGAGTAAATATACTTCAGTTCTCAAATTAGGATTATTTAGTAACCATCGAATTTGGGCAGGTATTGTCTTTGAAGTACTTTTATTGGCAATCCTCGTCTACACACCTGGTATTCAAGAAGTATTTAATACTGCTCCACTCCAAGTTAGAGATTGGATTTTCTTATTTATCGTTCCAATTCCAATCTTCTTAATTGAAGAATTGAGAAAATTAATTGTTAGATATAGACATCCACAAACTGCATAA
- a CDS encoding ABC transporter ATP-binding protein yields MIDINDLSKSYGNKKALQHLTLQIKPGEIFGFLGHNGAGKSTTIKNLVSIIQPTSGSIKVDGLELSEHRQEIKQKIAYVPDTPDIFLQLTATEYWNLLAAAYDLSEDEVKSRRQKLVNLFNMGLHVDETMASFSHGMRQKTVLIGALLSDPDVWILDEPMQGLDPQAAYDLKQLMQAHAKKGKTVIFSTHNLDTAQQLCDELAILKTGELIYNGSVKDLLAQHENESLEEIYLQMAGRQGDGHLVDDIEGDTHE; encoded by the coding sequence ATGATTGATATCAACGACCTATCAAAGAGCTATGGTAATAAAAAAGCTTTACAACATTTAACATTGCAAATTAAACCTGGGGAAATTTTCGGATTCTTGGGTCATAATGGTGCCGGTAAATCGACTACTATCAAAAATTTAGTAAGTATTATTCAACCTACTAGTGGCTCGATTAAAGTTGACGGTCTAGAATTATCAGAGCATCGTCAAGAAATTAAACAAAAAATTGCTTATGTTCCGGATACTCCAGATATCTTTTTGCAGTTAACAGCGACAGAATATTGGAACTTATTGGCAGCAGCCTATGATTTATCTGAGGATGAAGTTAAATCTCGACGTCAAAAGTTAGTGAATCTATTCAATATGGGTTTACATGTGGACGAGACTATGGCAAGTTTTTCACATGGTATGCGTCAAAAGACTGTTTTAATTGGAGCGTTATTATCTGACCCTGATGTTTGGATATTGGATGAACCGATGCAAGGATTAGATCCACAGGCAGCCTATGATTTAAAACAATTGATGCAAGCTCACGCTAAAAAGGGAAAAACAGTTATCTTTTCGACCCACAATTTGGATACAGCTCAACAATTATGCGATGAGTTAGCTATTTTAAAGACTGGTGAGCTGATATATAACGGTTCAGTTAAAGACTTGTTAGCTCAACATGAGAACGAGTCACTTGAAGAAATATACCTTCAAATGGCCGGTCGCCAAGGAGATGGTCACTTAGTTGACGATATCGAAGGTGATACTCATGAATAA
- a CDS encoding MmcQ/YjbR family DNA-binding protein: MAVIKFKDSKVDLDKLVKFGFVKNGMAYEYQESIVDNQFLLKVTVNTDGGLETQVIDSETKAEYVLHLQPGATGKFVTKVANEYQAVLDKIQAACYEKDVFKEPQVKDVSDYINDTYDSQLEFLWKRSIHNAIWRRGDTNKWFGLLSVIPKSKLGLDSDETVTVIDMRADPEMIEKLVDNKKYFPGYHMSKRSWYTIMLNGSVDNQEIFERLQESYDLAK; this comes from the coding sequence ATGGCAGTAATTAAATTCAAAGATAGTAAAGTTGATCTTGATAAATTAGTAAAATTTGGTTTTGTTAAAAATGGTATGGCTTATGAGTATCAGGAATCCATCGTGGATAATCAATTTTTGCTTAAAGTAACTGTTAATACAGACGGTGGCTTGGAAACTCAAGTAATTGACTCCGAAACTAAAGCAGAATATGTTTTACATTTACAGCCTGGTGCGACTGGAAAATTTGTTACTAAAGTTGCCAATGAATATCAAGCTGTATTGGATAAGATACAGGCTGCTTGTTATGAGAAAGATGTTTTTAAGGAACCGCAAGTCAAGGATGTTAGCGACTACATAAATGATACTTATGATAGTCAATTGGAATTTCTTTGGAAAAGATCTATACATAATGCAATTTGGCGTCGTGGCGATACAAATAAATGGTTCGGCCTATTATCGGTAATTCCTAAGTCTAAGTTGGGATTGGATTCTGATGAAACCGTTACGGTGATCGATATGCGAGCTGATCCGGAGATGATTGAAAAACTCGTTGACAATAAAAAATATTTTCCCGGTTATCATATGAGTAAGCGAAGCTGGTACACGATTATGTTAAATGGTTCAGTTGATAATCAAGAAATATTTGAACGTTTGCAAGAAAGTTATGATTTAGCAAAATAA